AGttttccaacaggtactatcTACACACtctcatttttacttttcacacctTATTAATTTTGGTTCTTTGATAttttattcttcaattcatttgaccAGACTGTTGTAAATTAAAAGGTATGTAAAAGGTAATAAAGAAAATGTAAATACCATTATTCTTGATTATTCAAtacaatgatcataaataaaATGTTGTAAGAAGCTAACATCCACTTTTTATGCATGTTGATAATTaccctttttcttcctttcttttttttctttttcgttcTTTCCCCACATTTTGGCCTCTATTGCTCAACCTATAGTCTGCAAGCCAAAATGTTTTGCAACAACCATTCAAACTGGTATACTCAAGTTCATAACCTTGGCGGCCTCCAGATCGGAGTTTCATAAATCATACAGAGAAGCAAGTAAACATTCACTAACAAATGACATAGTCGTACATTTATTTATTCACAAATCGTATTTAATCTTAATTTTGATCCAACATCATTGCCCAAACCCACATTTTGGCACTAAAAAGCTAAAGACTGACCTAAAAGAGCAGACACCAAATTCTTAATCATTCTTTTCCCATTCACACAGTCGAAACCACAACCACAGGTCGGACTTTCATCGAAATTACTCACCGGAAAGTTTGCGGAGGCGATGCCGACCGATAATTCTAGCTCATCGTCGTCACGAGTCACTGAGACAATGCTCAGCCACAGAAAGAGCACCCTAACTTCGATGCCACTCAAGCTAGAGATCTTGCCAGTGGTTACAATACCCGTTATGGTGGACTTGTACTTCAGCTTATACGAGTCGATGGTAAATCTACAAGTGCTGTTCAAGTAGACTGAGAACTTACCTGTGGAGGTGTCCAGCTCGTAGCTCACTACGTCTTTGGGGAGTATGCCCACCGGGAAGTCGTACTCCTCGAGGGCTTCATAAACCGTCAGCTCGTCGGCAGCGAAGGACGAGGGGATCAAGAAAGAGAGCAGAAAGAAGAGAATTAGGCTTGGTAGCAGTGTTGCCTTTGGAGACATGGTTTCGATCAAGTGCTTGACTGTTTGGTTATGCAGTCTCTAATGGTAGTTGGAATATATAGAGAAAATTTGAAAGGCAAAACCATGACTATTCCATCTAATTCGTTTCAACATTCTTTGCATACAAGAAAACGCCACTCTCTCATaggctaaatttttattttgataagcGATATTTGGAGACGAGATTCGAACATAAGATCTCAGATGCAAGAGAAAACACTATTAACTATTTGAGCTACCGTTCTCTTATTCTTGTAGACTAATTGGTTATTACGTATACAAGAATTAAAGCTCTAAAGCTGAATATGAACATCCTTTGAAGTATGCTAAACATTTTACCGCTAATTAACGATATATATACATAGAGGTAGCCCTACTCTTACGCGGAGAATGTATGGATCGAGACACGCAGCTTCGACAAGTCTTTCTACCAGATACTACTGGGAGATGTCCAGCTTGCTAGTTTGCCACAAATATAATTCCTGCTTTGttgactcttttttttttttttaatgctagGTTGGATCTAGGTCAGTGCAGTTCTACTTGTTGAGCTAGCTCTACTCTTACAAGCAAATCCACACCCACACTGCGGACTCTCCTCAAAGTTGTCGATGGAAAAGTCTGCCGAAGCAATCCCCACAGAGAATTGTAGCTCGTCGCCATCGCGAATAACTTCGACAATGTTGAACCAAAATAATAGTATCTTAACACTGACGCCATTCAAATTTTTGAGCCTGCCCTTGGACAAAACACCAGTTATGGTGGATTTGTACCTGAGGTTGTATGAATTTTCAATGGAGAAGCGGCAAGTTCCGTCAAAATAAACCTTGAAATTTCCAGATTCTTTGTCTAATTCGTACCCTGTTACTCCTTTGGGAAGAAGGCCGATCGGGAAGTCGTATTCTTGAAGCACCACGTATGCCGATGGGTTGTTGTCGCCATAGGCGAACGAGGATGAGAGAATGGCCACCAGAACGGCAACGAGAAACACCATTGACGGAGCCATGAGTTCCAACTTGAAGCTTTCTTGCAGCTATTTGGTTTAGTAGAAGAAGTGAGCTATGGGAACAGAAGGGACTTGTATATATCGATGTTGAGTGGGAGAATGCTTTTCATATGTGCTATTTGTCACCCTTCTCATCAATGGTTTGGGTCTATTCTGTCGAACCACATCATCTGTACGACCAACACACTAACCATCTCACCAAAAGCTCACCTCCTGTATCCCTGTATTCTGGCCCCACCCACCGTGTCTTTAGTCACCATGTGGCGTTTAAACCAAAGACTTTCTCGTTGGTCGGAGGTATCTTGATCAGATACATCCTGAATAATATTGGAAGTTACTAGTGTAACATCCATGCAGACGCATGCATGGTTGTCAGCAGATGGTGATTGGCGAAACCTCACACATAATGCTTGCTTATCAGTcaattcatcaatgaagggaGAGAGAATGACGACGTTGGAGATAAAAATTACCTTCGAAGTTGTATATTAAACTCAATTTAGCATCGGTGTATCTTATACGTACTCTGGTTTATTCGAAGTATCTCATTGGTAACGCCGTTGACGTGTCAGACGATCAAAAGATCAACTAGAATGGCACTGACGATGACCGTTGAGGCCCCTTTTGTTAGTCCTCGTTAGGGGGGACTGGCTTGGCTGGGATATGAATCCAATGTTTGGCGCTGGGAAGAGTAGAAAAAATGATGCTAAGTCGGACTCGTGTCAACTAAACGCCGCGCTAAGTTGCATTATCTAATCCTGAGTGAACGTTGTGGTACTACCGTACTAGCTATCCACGCTTACACTTCATGCTCTCGCTCTCGCAGAGAGCAGCGTTCTTCGTAAGCCCCCTGCAAGCTGCCGCCGACTCCTACATTGCCGTTTCGTCGATCTCCTGAAGAATCAGGTCAGACTGTGGGCCGCCGACACCCCAAATTTGAAACTCTTCATACATGCTGTTCAGTTCAGACTTTGGGTTAGATTAATTTGTTAGGTTCGCTCCCATTTGTTCCActgtaatttcttatttcctCGGGTTTTGCTTCGCGAAGAAGAATGGCTTTGAGAAAGAACCAATCCATCCGAcaatcaaaaaataaaaggggTATGTAAAAATAAGTATGTGAATAGCACAACCCCTTTGATAATTAACTTGGTTTTTAGAAATTCAAATAAGTACAAAAtaacaatttaataataaaacaaaataaatgtttttattGTCCATCTTCTTACTCATGCGCCGCAACAATTTTTCACAATTCTTGTACATGCCAATTCAATTCAGCTTAGTTCCTGAAGTTAGTTCAATACGAGATTGTCTGGTGTAACAAATTCAATTTAGTCCCTGAAGTTAGTTCAGTCTGAGATAATCTGgtgcaacaaacacaccctCAACACGTATGCTTCGAAAATCTAGTTAGATGGGCCAAAAAATGGTTATTTACGAATAGATGGACTCACTTCTGATTCTCTGAACAATCCCCATCGAAACCAGAAGCAAGCCCACTTAAAATTCTTACCGTGACAAAAGTTATCACTATTGCTGGTCTTCCAACACCTCAAAACACTCATCCTTTGAGAAATTATGCCATCTGCATATAATATATGCAGGAAGAAAATCTTGATGTAAGACAGATTCAATAACATTACCAACCAATTCTCACTCCAACAAAAAAATCATCTCAAATGTAAGCACTGAAACAGAACCGTATCAGTTTAAAAGTTAAACGAGACTGGTTTGGATGATAAGTAGGACAGTTACTCGAAGGTATTGCTTGTTGTCCACCCCGATTGATTTCAATTTTCAGAGATATAAATCTTAAACCActtcaagaaaaataaatcatcaatacaataACCAATTAGTAACTATGAACCTGATACATACAGAAGAATCTCTTTGCATGTCCCGTGATACATTCCGAAGACAACAATTGGCACCCACAAAtaatttggatgtgcttttaaaataactgaaagtgcttttagtgaaaatgtttttagaaccaaactttagtaaagatgtaagtaaatCCTGAACAAGCACTTaaaagtgcttcctggaagaagcacattactggtgcttcttgcaaaaagcactttaagtgcttttggaacccaaaaacattttctctaa
This window of the Malus domestica chromosome 03, GDT2T_hap1 genome carries:
- the LOC103419164 gene encoding uncharacterized protein At5g01610-like, which gives rise to MSPKATLLPSLILFFLLSFLIPSSFAADELTVYEALEEYDFPVGILPKDVVSYELDTSTGKFSVYLNSTCRFTIDSYKLKYKSTITGIVTTGKISSLSGIEVRVLFLWLSIVSVTRDDDELELSVGIASANFPVSNFDESPTCGCGFDCVNGKRMIKNLVSALLGQSLAF
- the LOC103432671 gene encoding uncharacterized protein At5g01610-like produces the protein MAPSMVFLVAVLVAILSSSFAYGDNNPSAYVVLQEYDFPIGLLPKGVTGYELDKESGNFKVYFDGTCRFSIENSYNLRYKSTITGVLSKGRLKNLNGVSVKILLFWFNIVEVIRDGDELQFSVGIASADFSIDNFEESPQCGCGFACKSRASSTSRTALT